The following proteins are co-located in the Flammeovirga kamogawensis genome:
- a CDS encoding MBL fold metallo-hydrolase: MINLQRLNMDNSWFIEFDTIKLLVDPWLQGTEIDFFSWFNMQWHRTPPLAFDNVPSYDAVLITQKYPDHFHKETLLKLQPKVIIGPRSIAKDVQKILPQTAFLPLDKKVNKITIKEVDIHFLPTRRAIDPIYDCFVLDDGKESVYFATHGFSLDQKHKDQLAGVSDCKLLITPFNLYKLPFFLGGVVSPGIDGVKTLFDQIQPKVIVPTHDEDKHAKGLVTFFAKVVRAVPTDQLKALPWLSSTYQPLDHYKLTTIS; the protein is encoded by the coding sequence ATGATAAACTTACAACGACTCAATATGGACAATTCTTGGTTTATTGAGTTTGATACCATAAAATTATTAGTTGATCCTTGGCTTCAAGGAACAGAAATAGACTTCTTCTCTTGGTTTAACATGCAGTGGCATCGAACTCCACCGTTGGCATTTGATAATGTACCGAGTTATGATGCTGTATTAATCACACAGAAATATCCAGATCATTTTCATAAGGAAACTTTACTTAAACTTCAGCCAAAAGTAATTATTGGTCCAAGAAGCATTGCAAAAGACGTACAAAAAATATTACCTCAAACAGCATTTCTTCCTTTAGATAAAAAAGTAAATAAAATTACCATAAAAGAGGTTGATATACATTTTTTACCAACACGCAGAGCTATAGATCCCATTTATGATTGCTTTGTTTTAGATGATGGTAAAGAGAGTGTTTATTTCGCAACTCATGGTTTTTCTTTAGATCAAAAACATAAAGACCAACTTGCGGGAGTAAGTGATTGTAAACTATTAATTACACCTTTTAATTTATATAAGCTTCCTTTCTTTTTAGGTGGGGTTGTTTCGCCAGGAATAGATGGAGTAAAAACGCTTTTTGATCAGATACAACCTAAAGTGATAGTACCAACACACGATGAGGACAAACATGCAAAAGGGTTAGTCACATTTTTCGCAAAAGTAGTGCGTGCAGTACCAACAGATCAATTAAAAGCATTGCCTTGGCTTTCGTCAACCTATCAACCTTTAGATCATTATAAACTAACAACAATCTCATGA
- a CDS encoding DUF1295 domain-containing protein, translating to MNKKQIALLEITVIYFIVAVGGYSAFQYFKEKPLVLRMLYADLAMTVVTYMFSVIKKNSSVYDAYWSVIPFYFILQYFYLFDGADWSAPQWICAIVVSLWSWRLTLSWARGWSGWEHEDFRYVSFRHQFKAFFQPINFLAIHLYPTLIVFASMWGLQWVYEAGILEIGWLFYLGAATAFVGTIFEYLADNELAKFRLRPNKKKDDILRTGIWAKSRNPNYLGEMMFWFGVAMMGTAYAAPWYTVLGSVGMWMMFMFASIPLKDKQMMKNRPESFQKYKKEVARVLPF from the coding sequence ATGAATAAGAAACAAATTGCTCTTCTAGAAATTACAGTCATTTATTTTATAGTGGCTGTAGGTGGTTATTCTGCTTTTCAATATTTTAAAGAGAAACCGCTAGTATTACGTATGTTATATGCAGATTTAGCAATGACAGTGGTAACGTATATGTTTTCTGTAATTAAGAAAAATAGCAGTGTATATGATGCGTATTGGAGCGTTATTCCATTCTATTTTATTCTTCAATATTTTTATCTATTCGATGGAGCAGATTGGTCAGCACCTCAATGGATATGTGCTATTGTAGTTAGTTTATGGTCTTGGCGACTTACATTAAGTTGGGCAAGAGGTTGGTCTGGATGGGAGCACGAAGATTTTAGATATGTAAGTTTCAGACATCAGTTTAAGGCATTCTTTCAACCTATAAATTTCTTAGCCATTCATTTATATCCAACATTAATAGTTTTTGCTAGTATGTGGGGACTTCAATGGGTTTATGAAGCAGGTATTTTAGAAATTGGATGGTTGTTTTATTTAGGAGCAGCAACAGCTTTTGTAGGGACTATTTTTGAATATTTAGCGGACAATGAACTTGCTAAATTTAGGTTAAGACCTAATAAGAAAAAAGACGATATTTTAAGAACGGGAATTTGGGCTAAATCAAGAAATCCTAATTATTTGGGAGAGATGATGTTTTGGTTTGGCGTTGCCATGATGGGTACAGCTTATGCAGCTCCTTGGTATACCGTTTTAGGTTCAGTGGGTATGTGGATGATGTTTATGTTTGCATCAATTCCGTTAAAAGATAAGCAGATGATGAAAAACAGGCCTGAATCGTTTCAAAAATATAAGAAAGAAGTAGCAAGAGTATTGCCTTTTTAA